The Leptolyngbya sp. 'hensonii' genome window below encodes:
- a CDS encoding GGDEF domain-containing response regulator produces the protein MNNNRGRVFGSDILIVDDTPDNLRVLSDILTQAGYQVRKAMNGTMALKAIQSLQPDLILLDIMMPDMNGYEVCQKLKADPHSDSVPVIFLSALDDVLDKVRAFEVGGVDYITKPFYVEEVLVRVQNQLQLKAAEQEIRLLNTHLEEKVRERTQELELANARLLTMALRDDLTGLANRVLFMQSLEQSLSQAKTDPDYRFAVLFLDCDRFKTINDSLGHMVGDELLVAAARRLEALLDSSATLARLNGDEFAILLQRVTNAAQATHLAEQILALFASPFQLSRHEVFVSFSIGIATGHSNYEEPEHVMRDADIAMYRAKAAGKAQYQVFDTAMHAETFQAVQIEMDLRRAVEQQEFILHYQPIVAVNTGRIVGFEALARWQHPQWGLITPNQFIPIAEETGIIAAIGHQIIREACHQLRHWQDEGLLTCPLVMSVNLSARQLIRHTLIEQVDEILAETGINPMCLKMELTESAIMENPQLAAGLFQELQERGIQLSIDDFGTGYSSLSYLYNLPMDTLKIDRSFISNVDVDGEKLELVRTIVNLAWNLGMDVVAEGVETAMQLAQLKSLRCDYAQGYLFSRPLPVADARELLKRPNTWLASPKSASTD, from the coding sequence ATGAACAACAATCGGGGTCGTGTGTTTGGGTCCGATATTCTGATCGTGGATGATACGCCAGATAACTTGCGCGTTCTGTCTGACATTTTGACTCAGGCAGGATATCAGGTGCGTAAAGCTATGAATGGCACAATGGCCTTGAAGGCCATCCAGTCCCTCCAACCTGATTTGATTCTGCTAGACATCATGATGCCGGATATGAATGGTTATGAGGTGTGCCAGAAACTGAAAGCAGATCCCCACAGTGACTCTGTTCCAGTTATTTTCCTCAGTGCACTGGATGATGTTCTGGATAAGGTGAGGGCGTTTGAGGTCGGTGGCGTGGACTATATTACCAAGCCCTTTTATGTTGAGGAAGTTCTGGTTCGTGTTCAAAATCAATTGCAGTTAAAAGCGGCGGAACAGGAAATTCGCTTGCTAAATACCCATCTGGAAGAAAAGGTTAGAGAACGGACGCAAGAACTGGAGCTAGCCAACGCCCGATTGTTGACGATGGCATTACGGGACGATCTGACGGGACTGGCCAATCGGGTCCTGTTTATGCAGAGTCTGGAACAGTCTCTGAGTCAGGCGAAAACCGATCCAGACTATCGCTTTGCCGTGCTGTTTCTGGATTGCGATCGGTTCAAAACGATCAACGACTCCCTCGGGCACATGGTGGGGGATGAACTGCTGGTTGCTGCCGCTCGCCGTTTGGAGGCCCTGCTGGATTCATCGGCTACCCTGGCTCGATTGAATGGAGACGAATTTGCCATCTTATTGCAGCGAGTGACCAATGCTGCCCAGGCAACTCATCTGGCTGAGCAGATCCTGGCCTTATTTGCCAGTCCTTTCCAACTCAGCCGACATGAGGTTTTCGTGAGTTTCAGTATTGGGATTGCGACGGGTCACTCCAACTATGAAGAACCAGAGCATGTCATGCGAGATGCTGATATTGCCATGTATCGGGCTAAGGCTGCAGGCAAAGCTCAATATCAGGTTTTTGACACCGCCATGCATGCTGAAACCTTTCAGGCGGTTCAAATTGAAATGGATCTGCGTCGAGCAGTGGAGCAACAGGAGTTTATTCTGCATTACCAGCCGATCGTAGCAGTCAATACGGGGAGAATCGTGGGCTTCGAAGCCCTGGCTCGCTGGCAGCATCCTCAGTGGGGGCTGATTACGCCCAATCAGTTCATTCCCATAGCCGAGGAAACGGGAATCATTGCAGCAATCGGTCATCAGATTATTCGAGAAGCCTGTCATCAACTCCGTCACTGGCAGGACGAGGGTCTGTTGACTTGTCCATTGGTGATGAGTGTCAACCTGTCGGCCCGGCAGTTAATCCGCCATACCCTGATTGAACAGGTGGATGAGATTCTAGCCGAAACGGGGATTAACCCGATGTGCCTCAAAATGGAATTAACTGAAAGTGCCATTATGGAAAACCCCCAACTGGCAGCGGGACTCTTTCAGGAGTTGCAAGAACGGGGTATTCAACTCAGTATCGATGACTTTGGCACAGGCTATTCTTCCCTCAGCTACCTGTACAACCTGCCCATGGATACCCTCAAGATCGATCGCTCGTTTATCAGCAATGTGGATGTAGATGGTGAAAAACTGGAACTGGTGCGGACGATCGTCAACCTGGCCTGGAATTTGGGGATGGATGTGGTGGCTGAAGGAGTCGAAACTGCCATGCAACTGGCTCAGTTAAAAAGCCTCCGCTGTGATTATGCCCAGGGATATCTGTTCTCTCGTCCTCTCCCAGTGGCGGATGCGAGAGAATTACTTAAGAGGCCAAACACCTGGCTAGCTTCACCAAAATCTGCATCAACGGACTAG
- a CDS encoding helix-turn-helix domain-containing protein, translating to MALYWLSLVPAPLRIKLSDEEDRTLAELRLATTVPQRTRDRAHMLRLNAQGWTAPAIAEVFECHEH from the coding sequence TTGGCCCTCTACTGGTTGTCTCTAGTGCCTGCCCCCTTACGAATCAAACTGAGTGACGAGGAAGACCGCACCCTGGCTGAACTGAGATTAGCCACGACCGTGCCGCAACGAACCCGAGACCGTGCCCATATGCTGCGGCTGAATGCGCAAGGATGGACCGCCCCGGCAATCGCCGAGGTCTTTGAGTGCCATGAACAT